One Neovison vison isolate M4711 chromosome 2, ASM_NN_V1, whole genome shotgun sequence genomic window carries:
- the MRLN gene encoding myoregulin isoform X3, with amino-acid sequence MMCKNWILMSTTIPASPEDEILGRLLKILFVIFVDFMSIIYVIITS; translated from the coding sequence ATGATGTGTAAAAACTGGATATTAATGTCTACTACTATTCCTGCAAGTCCAGAAGATGAAATTCTTGGAAGACTtctaaaaattttgtttgttaTCTTTGTTGACTTTATGTCTATTATATATGTCATTATAACTTCCTAA
- the MRLN gene encoding myoregulin isoform X2, giving the protein MCFDTGTKVAKRPPAPNALCSSKSLRSEPREWGYLPLPGIKSGSKSILDMMCKNWILMSTTIPASPEDEILGRLLKILFVIFVDFMSIIYVIITS; this is encoded by the exons ATGTGCTTTGACACAGGGACCAAGGTTGCTAAGAGACCACCTGCGCCGAATGCACTTTGTTCAAGCAAGAGCTTGCGGAGTGAACCCCGGGAGTGGGGTTATCTACCATTACCTGGGATTAAGTCAG GGAGCAAGAGCATTCTGGATATGATGTGTAAAAACTGGATATTAATGTCTACTACTATTCCTGCAAGTCCAGAAGATGAAATTCTTGGAAGACTtctaaaaattttgtttgttaTCTTTGTTGACTTTATGTCTATTATATATGTCATTATAACTTCCTAA
- the MRLN gene encoding myoregulin isoform X1: MEKDRSEDQRVFGALERGHQALLSDMCEGGIAANWKEALQLAWCGALAWSANQLWEFKQVLSSLSGVGFSHNVSSLQQPLFAGAPGSMLGSWLPFFLILRYSGSGKDCGVRQIFIQIPDYLCGSLLCQVVTCQKCSSLRLQLPWFWTRWSDPGWNRRSWEVFKESPRRMTHSRIPSRRDQGC, encoded by the exons ATGGAAAAGGATCGCTCTGAAGATCAAAGG GTATTCGGTGCTCTTGAACGTGGACATCAGGCTTTGCTAAGTGACATGTGTGAGGGAGGCATTGCAGCGAACTGGAAGGAGGCATTGCAGCTGGCCTGGTGTGGAGCCCTGGCCTGGAGTGCTAACCAACTGTGGGAGTTCAAGCAAGTCCTAAGCTCTCTGAGCGGAGTGGGGTTTTCTCATAATGTAT CTTCACTGCAACAACCACTGTTTGCTGGAGCACCAGGCAGCATGCTGGGCTCCTGGCTTCCCTTCTTCCTGATCCTGAGATACAGCGGCAGCGGCAAAGACTGTGGGGTCAGACAGATCTTCATTCAGATCCCTGATTATCTCTG CGGAAGTCTACTTTGTCAAGTTGTGACCTGCCAAAAGTGTTCCAGTCTTCGCTTGCAACTTCCTTGGTTTTGGACTCGCTGGTCTGACCCTGGCTGGAATCGGAGAAGTTGGGAG GTGTTTAAAGAGAGCCCAAGAAGAATGACTCATTCAAGGATACCCTCTAGGAG GGACCAAGGTTGCTAA